The Aeromicrobium sp. Sec7.5 genome window below encodes:
- the meaB gene encoding methylmalonyl Co-A mutase-associated GTPase MeaB, which translates to MVAIDVDELAAGVREGRRAAVSRAITLVESRRADHRATARELLTTLTPDAGGAVRVGISGVPGVGKSTTIESLGTHLTGRGHRVGVLAVDPSSVRTGGSVLGDKTRMSALAVDPKAYIRPSPSAGTLGGVARATSQAMTILEAAGFDVVLVETVGVGQSEITVAGMVDTFLFLTLARTGDQLQGIKKGILEIADVIAVNKADGERVREAEMTATDLAGALRMVYAGTKDWVPPVLTCSGLEGSGIDTVWSRILRHREFLGRKGLTEKRAQQQLDFTWALVRDELEERLRRHEGVRGVRAEVRDEILAGRLGAAEAADRLLAAYDA; encoded by the coding sequence ATGGTGGCGATCGACGTCGACGAGCTGGCCGCAGGCGTCCGCGAGGGGCGCCGTGCGGCGGTCTCGCGGGCCATCACGCTGGTCGAGTCGCGTCGGGCCGACCACCGCGCGACGGCGCGGGAGCTGCTCACGACGCTGACGCCCGATGCCGGGGGTGCCGTCCGGGTCGGGATCTCGGGCGTCCCGGGTGTCGGCAAGTCGACCACGATCGAGTCGCTCGGCACCCATCTCACCGGACGCGGGCACCGGGTCGGCGTGCTCGCGGTCGATCCGTCGAGTGTCCGCACCGGCGGGTCGGTCCTCGGCGACAAGACCCGGATGTCCGCGCTCGCCGTCGACCCCAAGGCCTACATCCGGCCCTCGCCGTCGGCGGGCACGCTCGGCGGGGTCGCGCGGGCGACCAGCCAGGCCATGACGATCCTGGAGGCCGCAGGCTTCGACGTGGTCCTGGTCGAAACCGTCGGTGTCGGGCAGTCCGAGATCACGGTCGCCGGCATGGTCGACACGTTCCTGTTCCTCACGCTCGCGCGAACGGGTGACCAGCTGCAGGGCATCAAGAAGGGCATCCTGGAGATCGCCGACGTCATCGCGGTCAACAAGGCCGACGGGGAGCGCGTGCGCGAGGCGGAGATGACCGCCACGGACCTCGCCGGGGCGCTGCGGATGGTCTACGCCGGCACGAAGGACTGGGTGCCCCCGGTGCTGACCTGCTCGGGCCTGGAGGGCTCCGGCATCGACACCGTCTGGAGCCGGATCCTCCGCCACCGGGAGTTCCTCGGGCGCAAGGGCCTGACCGAGAAGCGGGCCCAGCAGCAGCTCGACTTCACGTGGGCGTTGGTCCGCGACGAGCTGGAGGAGCGCCTGCGCCGCCACGAGGGCGTGCGTGGCGTGCGCGCCGAGGTGCGTGACGAGATCCTCGCGGGGCGGCTCGGTGCCGCCGAGGCCGCCGACCGGCTCCTCGCGGCGTACGACGCCTGA
- a CDS encoding DUF222 domain-containing protein yields the protein MVSGPTVRALRTAAHALASADHRSALLAIQTAQNALDAAKAHHLAELEKSAEFELDGASTVATWARQHLRLDARQTRSLIDADATMRELPAVGDAAAEGAVRLDHVKLFTFGLKHIGQKVVADAEPWLLAVATTHEPVQLRRVIRALRDAVYPEDLDKAWIKGMAKEDIQLSPVPEGWHLSGFLKTETGAKLKAVLESLSIPTQANDDRSSAERRVAGFDRLLSSVLESGLPSSKGIRPQLSVIVGVETLHEAMTAEPGQAKPVGEPAELAGFGPIGPQLLSYLACTGDITPILTSDDDVEQAQVLNVGDTIRLATPAQRKAVIARQHGVCAAPGCTHTHLEIHHTTWWSRGGKTDLDGLIGICTSCHTLVHRGLLVIEALGHGKFDLATRDGRPIDLTQRRTTREHLRRIRAAARQSRQPDYPLRA from the coding sequence ATGGTCTCGGGTCCCACGGTGCGTGCGCTGCGAACAGCTGCGCACGCGCTCGCCTCGGCCGACCATCGGTCCGCCCTGCTCGCGATCCAGACCGCGCAGAACGCGCTCGACGCCGCGAAGGCCCACCACCTGGCCGAGCTCGAGAAGTCGGCGGAGTTCGAGCTCGACGGCGCCTCCACCGTCGCCACCTGGGCGCGCCAGCACCTGCGCCTCGACGCCCGCCAGACGCGCAGCCTGATCGACGCCGATGCCACGATGCGCGAGCTCCCCGCCGTGGGTGACGCCGCTGCTGAGGGGGCTGTCCGGCTCGATCACGTCAAGCTCTTCACGTTCGGCCTCAAGCACATCGGCCAGAAAGTCGTTGCTGATGCCGAACCCTGGCTGCTGGCCGTGGCGACCACCCACGAACCCGTCCAGCTGCGCCGCGTGATCCGGGCCCTGCGCGACGCCGTCTACCCCGAGGATCTCGACAAGGCGTGGATCAAGGGCATGGCCAAGGAAGACATCCAGCTCTCACCAGTACCGGAGGGTTGGCACCTCAGCGGTTTCCTGAAGACCGAGACCGGCGCCAAGCTCAAGGCGGTGCTGGAGTCGTTGTCGATCCCGACGCAGGCCAACGACGACCGCAGCAGTGCAGAACGCCGTGTCGCCGGGTTCGACCGGCTGTTGTCGTCGGTGCTCGAGTCGGGTCTGCCGTCCAGCAAGGGCATCCGCCCGCAGCTGTCGGTCATCGTCGGTGTCGAGACGCTCCACGAGGCCATGACCGCTGAACCCGGTCAGGCGAAGCCGGTCGGTGAGCCGGCGGAGCTGGCCGGGTTCGGGCCCATCGGGCCCCAACTCCTCTCCTACCTGGCCTGCACCGGCGACATCACCCCCATCCTCACGTCGGACGACGATGTCGAGCAGGCGCAGGTCCTCAACGTCGGCGACACCATCCGCCTCGCCACCCCCGCTCAGCGCAAAGCCGTCATCGCCCGCCAGCACGGCGTCTGCGCCGCACCCGGCTGCACCCACACCCACCTCGAGATCCACCACACCACCTGGTGGTCACGAGGCGGCAAGACCGACCTCGACGGACTCATCGGCATCTGCACCAGCTGCCACACCCTGGTCCACCGAGGACTCCTCGTCATCGAAGCCCTCGGACACGGCAAGTTCGACCTCGCCACCCGCGACGGCCGACCCATCGACCTCACCCAACGCCGCACCACCCGCGAACACCTCAGGCGCATCCGGGCAGCGGCCCGACAGAGCCGCCAACCCGACTACCCACTCCGAGCCTGA
- a CDS encoding DedA family protein — MHVVWSLAAGLGIAFAESGLGVGMFLPGETAIVVLAATLPSWQLMALLGLLVAVGACAGDHVGYVLGRRYGERLRTTRPVRRIGVEHFDRATDLLRRRGALAVFGTRLLPLLRTVTPAAAGTAGMPYRSFVLASFAGSCTWAGVYVGGGSVVAAAADATDGLLGQVAWIVLVVAVLVATPVLVVRVVGGARRVVAAPEVAAVERLIDAPRSRRAAFSPLIGEIQI; from the coding sequence ATGCACGTCGTGTGGTCCCTCGCTGCGGGACTGGGCATCGCCTTCGCGGAGTCCGGCCTCGGCGTCGGCATGTTCCTGCCGGGCGAGACCGCGATCGTGGTCCTGGCGGCGACGCTCCCGAGCTGGCAGCTCATGGCCCTGCTGGGCCTCCTGGTCGCCGTGGGTGCCTGCGCGGGCGATCACGTCGGCTACGTCCTCGGCCGCCGGTACGGCGAGCGGCTGCGGACCACGCGCCCGGTCCGGCGGATCGGTGTGGAGCACTTCGACCGTGCCACCGACCTCCTGCGTCGTCGGGGCGCTCTGGCCGTCTTCGGGACGCGGCTCCTGCCGCTCCTGCGGACGGTCACCCCGGCGGCCGCGGGGACCGCGGGGATGCCGTACCGGTCGTTCGTGCTGGCGTCCTTCGCGGGATCCTGCACGTGGGCCGGGGTCTACGTCGGGGGCGGCTCCGTCGTGGCAGCGGCGGCCGACGCCACGGACGGCCTGCTCGGCCAGGTGGCCTGGATCGTGCTGGTCGTCGCGGTGCTGGTCGCTACCCCCGTGCTGGTCGTGCGGGTCGTCGGTGGGGCCCGCCGCGTCGTGGCCGCCCCCGAGGTCGCCGCAGTCGAGCGACTGATCGACGCGCCGCGATCACGGCGGGCCGCGTTCTCGCCCCTCATCGGCGAGATCCAGATCTGA
- a CDS encoding RNA polymerase sigma factor — translation MTHAVGAEGSLVERARAGDADAFTQLVTESRDVLWSVCLRITADQQDAEDALQDTLISAWQNIDKFRGNAKFSTWCYRIAANASIAVCRKRRSIPIDTDDIVDLVVAADVTSQVDDRDLITAALREVGEDFREALVLREYGDMNYDEIAAHQGIGVQTVKSRISRARAQLGDAVRAATA, via the coding sequence ATGACGCACGCCGTGGGAGCCGAGGGCTCGCTCGTCGAGCGCGCCCGCGCGGGTGATGCCGATGCCTTCACCCAGCTCGTCACCGAGAGCCGCGACGTGCTGTGGTCGGTGTGCCTGCGGATCACGGCCGACCAGCAGGACGCCGAGGACGCGCTGCAGGACACCCTGATCTCCGCCTGGCAGAACATCGACAAGTTCCGGGGCAACGCCAAGTTCAGCACCTGGTGCTACCGGATCGCCGCCAACGCGTCGATCGCGGTCTGCCGCAAGCGCCGCAGCATCCCGATCGACACCGACGACATCGTCGACCTCGTGGTGGCGGCGGACGTCACCAGCCAGGTCGATGATCGCGACCTCATCACGGCAGCGCTGCGCGAGGTCGGGGAGGACTTCCGTGAGGCCCTCGTGCTGCGCGAGTACGGCGACATGAACTACGACGAGATCGCCGCCCACCAGGGAATCGGCGTGCAGACCGTCAAGAGTCGCATCAGCCGGGCCCGCGCCCAGCTGGGCGACGCGGTGCGGGCCGCCACGGCCTGA
- the scpA gene encoding methylmalonyl-CoA mutase: protein MTAVPSSFAEFPLDPEQQPTPDPEAYARAADGVESWPAPEGIDVKELYTAADLEGADALDTYPGQAPFLRGPYPAMYTTQPWTVRQYAGFSTAEESNAFYRRNLRAGQKGLSVAFDLATHRGYDSDHPRVKGDVGMAGVAIDSIYDTRTLFDGIPLDEMSVSMTMNGAVLPVLALYIVAAEEQGVKPEQLTGTIQNDILKEFMVRNTYIYPPSPSMRIISDIFAYTAQKMPRFNSISISGYHIQEAGATNDLELAYTLADGVEYIRAGLDVGLDVDAFAPRLSFFWAIGMNFYMEIAKMRAGRALWARLVKDFDPKNPKSLSLRTHSQTSGWSLTAQDVFNNVQRTAIEAMAATQGHTQSLHTNALDEAIALPTDFSARIARNTQLLLQQESGTTRSIDPWGGSYYVEKLTRQLANRAWAHIQEVEGAGGMAKAIEEGIPKMRIEEAAARTQARIDSGQQAVIGVNTYRLRDEDPLDVLKVDNAAVYGAQVAKLERLRAERNDDDVRRSLEALTASAERGSSTDGSLDGNLLALAVDAARAKATVGEISDALEKVYGRHQAVIRTISGVYRTEAGQGGNIQRVVDATAEFEEAEGRRPRILVAKMGQDGHDRGQKVIVTAFADLGFDVDVGPLFSTPEEVAQQAIDADVHIVGVSSLAAGHLTLLPELKAALEEQGRGDIMVVMGGVIPPDDVPTLKEMGAAEVFLPGTVIADSALSLLDKLRAQLQD from the coding sequence ATGACCGCCGTCCCCAGCAGCTTCGCCGAGTTCCCGCTGGATCCCGAGCAGCAGCCGACGCCCGATCCCGAGGCGTACGCCCGGGCCGCCGACGGCGTGGAGTCCTGGCCGGCGCCCGAGGGCATCGACGTCAAGGAGCTCTACACGGCCGCCGACCTCGAGGGCGCCGACGCGCTCGACACCTACCCCGGCCAGGCGCCGTTCCTGCGCGGTCCCTACCCGGCGATGTACACGACCCAGCCGTGGACGGTCCGCCAGTACGCCGGCTTCTCGACCGCGGAGGAGTCCAACGCCTTCTACCGGCGCAACCTCCGGGCCGGCCAGAAGGGCCTGTCGGTCGCGTTCGACCTGGCGACCCACCGCGGCTACGACTCCGACCACCCGCGGGTCAAGGGCGACGTCGGCATGGCGGGGGTGGCGATCGACTCGATCTACGACACGCGCACCCTGTTCGACGGCATCCCGCTCGACGAGATGAGCGTCTCGATGACCATGAACGGCGCTGTGCTGCCGGTGCTGGCGCTCTACATCGTTGCGGCCGAGGAGCAGGGGGTGAAGCCGGAACAGCTCACGGGGACGATCCAGAACGACATCCTCAAGGAGTTCATGGTCCGCAACACCTACATCTACCCGCCGTCGCCGTCGATGCGGATCATCTCCGACATCTTCGCGTACACGGCGCAGAAGATGCCGCGGTTCAACTCCATCAGCATCTCCGGCTACCACATTCAGGAGGCCGGAGCCACGAACGACCTCGAGCTCGCGTACACCCTGGCCGACGGGGTCGAGTACATCCGGGCCGGCCTCGACGTGGGCCTGGACGTCGACGCGTTCGCGCCGCGGCTGAGCTTCTTCTGGGCCATCGGCATGAACTTCTACATGGAGATCGCCAAGATGCGCGCGGGGCGGGCGCTCTGGGCCCGCCTGGTCAAGGACTTCGACCCGAAGAACCCCAAGTCGCTGTCGCTGCGCACGCACTCGCAGACCTCCGGGTGGTCGCTCACGGCACAGGACGTCTTCAACAACGTCCAGCGCACCGCGATCGAGGCCATGGCGGCCACGCAGGGCCATACGCAGAGCCTGCACACCAACGCGCTCGACGAGGCCATCGCGCTGCCCACCGACTTCAGCGCCCGCATCGCCCGCAACACCCAGCTCCTGCTGCAGCAGGAGTCGGGCACGACGCGCAGCATCGACCCGTGGGGCGGCTCGTACTACGTCGAGAAGCTCACGCGGCAGCTGGCCAACCGCGCCTGGGCGCACATCCAGGAGGTCGAGGGCGCCGGCGGCATGGCCAAGGCCATCGAGGAGGGCATCCCCAAGATGCGCATCGAGGAGGCTGCGGCGCGCACGCAGGCCCGCATCGACTCCGGGCAGCAGGCCGTGATCGGCGTCAACACCTACCGCCTGCGTGACGAGGACCCCCTCGACGTGCTGAAGGTCGACAACGCGGCCGTCTACGGCGCGCAGGTCGCCAAGCTCGAGCGCCTGCGCGCCGAGCGCAACGACGACGACGTGCGGCGCTCGCTCGAGGCGCTCACGGCGTCGGCCGAGCGAGGCTCGTCGACCGACGGATCGCTCGACGGCAACCTGCTCGCCCTCGCGGTCGACGCCGCGCGGGCCAAGGCCACCGTGGGCGAGATCTCCGACGCGCTCGAGAAGGTCTACGGGCGGCACCAGGCCGTGATCCGTACGATCTCGGGTGTGTACCGCACGGAAGCCGGCCAGGGCGGCAACATCCAGCGCGTCGTCGACGCGACGGCCGAGTTCGAGGAGGCCGAGGGCCGCCGTCCTCGCATCCTCGTGGCCAAGATGGGCCAGGACGGCCACGACCGCGGTCAGAAGGTCATCGTCACGGCCTTCGCCGACCTCGGCTTCGACGTCGACGTCGGCCCGCTGTTCTCCACGCCCGAGGAGGTCGCCCAGCAGGCGATCGACGCCGACGTCCACATCGTCGGGGTCTCCTCGCTCGCGGCCGGGCACCTGACGCTCCTGCCGGAGCTCAAGGCGGCGCTCGAGGAGCAGGGACGGGGCGACATCATGGTCGTCATGGGTGGGGTCATCCCGCCCGACGACGTCCCGACGCTGAAGGAGATGGGGGCCGCCGAGGTCTTCCTCCCCGGCACCGTCATCGCCGACTCCGCCCTGTCGCTGCTCGACAAGCTCCGCGCCCAGCTGCAGGACTGA
- a CDS encoding aldo/keto reductase codes for MTVRDLALTDSVSIPQLGFGVFQVDPATTQQVVEQALEAGYRHIDTAKVYGNEEGVGKALAGSGVDRDDVFVTTKLWNADQGRDATLAAFDASLDRLGLEVLDLYLIHWPMPENGTFVETWSALEELRASGRVRAIGVSNFRAEDLAILESAGLSTPAINQVEAHPLLTQVSLREYHRAHGILTEAWSPLAQGQVLDLPEITGIAAAHDATPAQVVIAWHLAIGNVVIPKSVTPERIVSNHAAADIALTDNEVTLISALDRGHRVGPDPSTFHAA; via the coding sequence ATGACTGTTCGCGACCTGGCCCTGACCGACTCCGTCTCCATCCCGCAGCTCGGCTTCGGCGTGTTCCAGGTGGACCCCGCCACGACCCAGCAGGTCGTCGAGCAGGCGCTCGAGGCGGGCTACCGGCACATCGACACCGCCAAGGTCTACGGCAACGAGGAGGGCGTCGGCAAGGCGCTCGCGGGCTCGGGCGTCGACCGCGACGACGTCTTCGTGACCACCAAGCTGTGGAACGCCGACCAGGGCCGTGACGCCACGCTCGCGGCGTTCGACGCCAGCCTGGATCGTCTCGGGCTCGAGGTGCTGGATCTCTACCTGATCCACTGGCCCATGCCCGAGAACGGCACGTTCGTCGAGACCTGGAGCGCCCTCGAGGAGCTCCGCGCCAGCGGTCGCGTCCGGGCCATCGGTGTCTCGAACTTCCGCGCCGAGGACCTCGCGATCCTGGAGAGCGCCGGGCTGTCGACCCCGGCCATCAACCAGGTCGAGGCGCACCCGCTCCTGACCCAGGTGTCCCTGCGGGAGTACCACCGGGCCCACGGGATCCTGACCGAGGCGTGGAGCCCGCTGGCCCAGGGCCAGGTGCTGGACCTGCCCGAGATCACGGGCATCGCCGCAGCGCACGACGCCACACCGGCCCAGGTCGTCATCGCGTGGCACCTGGCGATCGGCAACGTCGTCATCCCGAAGTCCGTCACGCCGGAGCGGATCGTCTCGAACCACGCCGCCGCCGACATCGCGCTGACCGACAACGAGGTCACGCTCATCAGCGCACTGGACCGTGGTCACCGCGTCGGGCCGGACCCGAGCACGTTCCACGCCGCCTGA
- the pdxH gene encoding pyridoxamine 5'-phosphate oxidase: MVTPELSAMRREYGVVGLDESDAGHDPFGLFDRWLAEAIAAGITEPNAMALATATADGVPSVRIVLLKSLDAEGAVFHTNYESRKGLELGENPRAAAVLLWHDLSRQVRIEGPVAPISAEDSDAYFTSRPPGGRISAQASPQSHVVADRAELERRWEEAAASPDAGTRPVNWGGLRLAPESFEFWQGRPNRLHDRIRFRASGSGWDRDRLAP; encoded by the coding sequence ATGGTCACCCCCGAACTTTCCGCGATGCGACGTGAGTACGGCGTCGTCGGCCTCGACGAGTCCGACGCGGGCCACGACCCCTTCGGCCTCTTCGACCGGTGGCTCGCCGAGGCCATCGCCGCCGGCATCACGGAGCCGAACGCGATGGCGCTCGCGACGGCGACCGCCGACGGAGTGCCGTCGGTGCGGATCGTGCTGCTCAAGTCGCTCGACGCCGAGGGTGCGGTCTTCCACACGAACTACGAGTCCCGGAAGGGACTGGAGCTCGGTGAGAACCCGCGCGCGGCAGCGGTGCTCCTGTGGCACGACCTGTCCCGGCAGGTCCGCATCGAGGGCCCGGTCGCGCCCATCAGCGCCGAGGACTCCGACGCGTACTTCACCTCCCGCCCGCCGGGCGGACGCATCAGCGCCCAGGCCTCGCCGCAGTCGCACGTCGTGGCCGACCGTGCCGAGCTGGAACGTCGTTGGGAGGAGGCCGCCGCGTCGCCCGACGCCGGTACGCGGCCGGTCAACTGGGGTGGACTGAGGCTGGCGCCGGAGTCCTTCGAGTTCTGGCAGGGGCGCCCGAACCGGCTGCACGACCGGATCCGGTTCCGCGCCTCGGGCTCCGGGTGGGATCGCGACCGACTGGCTCCCTGA
- a CDS encoding methylmalonyl-CoA mutase family protein: MSAEMPAAPAEVPVPLAEGLESTREAWEKATAAVLRKTRKLAEDAPDSDAWATLTTTTLDGIEVTPLGTPELTSGLPPTGLPGQAPFTRGTEALRENRAWDVRSWFTDPDGQRTADEVVTDLENGVNSLWLTLGTDGVPTDSLAKVLEPVFIDLAPVVVQDLHDPLGAARALVAVIEDKAVQAHHGCNLGVDPVGTAVRARLDLGGGETDLGVAVEAARLALPLGIGAIVVDGTAVHDAGGSDVQELAYLLAAGATYLRVLTEAGLTVDEAAGLLEFRIAATDEQFPTIAKFRAARRTWARVAELSGVAESGRGQRQHGVTSRPMMTSYDPYVNMLRTTVASFAAGVGGAAAVTVLPFDEPLGLPEAFSRRIARNTSGLLIGESHVAKVTDPAGGSHLVEQLTDDLARAAWAGLAELDGSGLEDGGGVLEALDLVAERILATRDARGLLVAKRAMPLTGVSEFPNLHEEQPERRPYPTAPAVFRYAHEFEAMRDDRVATPVFLATMGPIAAHTARATFAANLFAAGGIDTVAAGATSGVDEVLAAYDGAPVVCLTGHDSAYAEWGTDLVAALREAGASYVVVAGKADVGADDSVVAGLDALAFLRRTREELAS, encoded by the coding sequence ATGTCAGCCGAAATGCCGGCCGCCCCTGCGGAGGTGCCCGTCCCGCTCGCCGAGGGCCTCGAGTCGACGCGCGAGGCGTGGGAGAAGGCCACCGCGGCCGTCCTGCGCAAGACGCGCAAGCTCGCCGAGGACGCCCCGGACAGCGATGCCTGGGCCACGCTCACGACCACGACCCTCGACGGGATCGAGGTGACACCGCTGGGCACGCCCGAGCTCACCTCCGGTCTGCCGCCGACCGGCCTGCCCGGCCAGGCGCCCTTCACCCGCGGTACCGAAGCGCTGCGCGAGAACCGCGCCTGGGACGTCCGGTCCTGGTTCACCGACCCCGACGGTCAACGCACGGCCGACGAGGTCGTCACCGACCTCGAGAACGGCGTCAACTCGCTGTGGCTCACGCTCGGGACCGACGGAGTGCCGACCGACTCGCTCGCGAAGGTGCTCGAGCCGGTCTTCATCGACCTCGCGCCCGTCGTGGTGCAGGACCTCCACGACCCGCTCGGCGCGGCCCGCGCCCTCGTGGCCGTCATCGAGGACAAGGCCGTGCAGGCCCACCACGGCTGCAACCTGGGCGTCGACCCCGTCGGCACCGCCGTGCGAGCGCGACTCGACCTCGGCGGCGGTGAGACCGACCTCGGCGTCGCCGTCGAGGCCGCGCGGCTCGCGCTGCCCCTCGGCATCGGCGCGATCGTGGTCGACGGCACCGCGGTGCACGACGCCGGTGGCTCCGACGTGCAGGAGCTGGCGTACCTGCTCGCGGCGGGTGCCACGTACCTGCGTGTCCTCACCGAGGCGGGCCTGACGGTCGACGAGGCCGCGGGTCTGCTGGAGTTCCGGATCGCCGCGACCGATGAGCAGTTCCCCACGATCGCCAAGTTCCGCGCGGCGCGCCGCACGTGGGCGCGGGTCGCCGAGCTGAGCGGCGTGGCGGAGTCCGGTCGCGGACAGCGTCAGCACGGGGTGACCTCGCGCCCGATGATGACCTCGTACGACCCCTACGTGAACATGCTGCGCACCACGGTCGCCTCCTTCGCCGCCGGAGTCGGTGGGGCGGCTGCGGTCACGGTGCTGCCCTTCGACGAGCCGCTCGGGCTGCCGGAGGCGTTCAGCCGCCGCATCGCGCGCAACACCTCGGGCCTGCTGATCGGCGAGTCGCACGTCGCCAAGGTCACCGACCCCGCGGGCGGGTCCCACCTGGTCGAGCAGCTCACCGACGACCTCGCCCGAGCCGCCTGGGCGGGCCTCGCCGAGCTGGACGGTTCTGGGCTCGAGGACGGGGGCGGTGTCCTGGAGGCGCTCGACCTCGTGGCCGAGCGGATCCTCGCCACCCGGGACGCTCGCGGCCTCCTGGTCGCGAAGCGCGCCATGCCGCTCACGGGTGTCAGCGAGTTCCCGAACCTGCACGAGGAGCAGCCCGAGCGCCGGCCCTACCCCACGGCGCCCGCCGTGTTCCGCTACGCGCACGAGTTCGAGGCGATGCGTGACGACCGCGTCGCGACCCCCGTGTTCCTGGCCACGATGGGCCCGATCGCCGCCCACACGGCCCGCGCCACGTTCGCGGCCAACCTGTTCGCCGCCGGTGGCATCGACACCGTCGCCGCCGGTGCGACCAGCGGCGTCGACGAGGTCCTCGCGGCCTACGACGGCGCGCCCGTCGTCTGCCTGACGGGCCACGACTCGGCCTATGCCGAGTGGGGCACCGACCTGGTCGCCGCGCTCCGCGAGGCCGGAGCCTCCTACGTCGTCGTCGCCGGCAAGGCTGACGTCGGCGCCGACGACTCCGTCGTGGCCGGGCTCGATGCCCTGGCCTTCCTCCGCCGCACCCGAGAGGAGCTGGCGTCATGA
- a CDS encoding citrate synthase 2: MTEVHHGLEGVIAFESEIAEPDKEGSALRYRGVDIDDLVGRVPFEKIWGLLVDGAYEPGLPPAEPFPIPVHSGDIRADVQSAIALTAPAWGMKQLYDIDDVQAREDLARTAVMVLSYVAQAARGVGQPFVPQSEIDQCSTVTERFLKRWRGEVNPDHVKAIDAYWVSAAEHGMNASTFTARVIASTGADAAAALSGAVGAMSGPLHGGAPARVLTMIEEVEKLGDADAYVKQLLDSGERLMGFGHRVYRAQDPRARTLRRTAQELKAPRAEVAEALEKAALKELRERRPDRVLETNVEFWAAIMLDYAEIPPHMFTAMFTSARTAGWSAHILEQKRTGRLIRPSAIYTGPASRRADEIEGWNPDWADS, translated from the coding sequence ATGACTGAGGTACACCACGGACTCGAGGGCGTCATCGCCTTCGAGAGCGAGATCGCCGAGCCCGACAAGGAGGGGTCGGCGCTTCGCTACCGCGGCGTCGACATCGACGACCTCGTCGGACGCGTGCCCTTCGAGAAGATCTGGGGCCTCCTCGTCGACGGCGCCTACGAGCCGGGCCTGCCGCCGGCCGAGCCGTTCCCCATCCCGGTGCACTCCGGCGACATCCGCGCCGACGTCCAGAGCGCGATCGCCCTCACGGCTCCGGCCTGGGGCATGAAGCAGCTCTACGACATCGACGACGTCCAGGCGCGTGAGGACCTGGCCCGGACCGCGGTCATGGTGCTCTCCTACGTCGCCCAGGCCGCTCGCGGCGTGGGCCAGCCCTTCGTGCCGCAGAGCGAGATCGACCAGTGCTCGACCGTCACCGAGCGGTTCCTCAAGCGCTGGCGCGGCGAGGTCAACCCCGACCACGTCAAGGCGATCGACGCCTACTGGGTCTCGGCGGCCGAGCACGGCATGAACGCCTCCACCTTCACCGCCCGTGTCATCGCCTCGACCGGCGCCGACGCCGCGGCTGCCCTCTCCGGCGCGGTGGGTGCCATGTCCGGCCCGCTGCACGGCGGCGCACCCGCCCGGGTGCTCACGATGATCGAGGAGGTCGAGAAGCTGGGCGACGCCGACGCCTACGTCAAGCAGCTGCTCGACTCCGGCGAGCGCCTGATGGGCTTCGGCCACCGCGTGTACCGCGCCCAGGACCCCCGAGCGCGCACGCTGCGCCGCACGGCCCAGGAGCTCAAGGCTCCGCGTGCGGAGGTCGCCGAGGCCCTCGAGAAGGCCGCGCTCAAGGAGCTGCGCGAGCGCCGCCCCGACCGCGTGCTGGAGACGAACGTCGAGTTCTGGGCCGCCATCATGCTCGACTACGCCGAGATCCCGCCGCACATGTTCACCGCGATGTTCACGTCCGCCCGCACCGCCGGCTGGAGCGCGCACATCCTGGAGCAGAAGCGCACGGGTCGCCTGATCCGTCCGTCCGCGATCTACACCGGTCCGGCCTCGCGCCGCGCCGACGAGATCGAGGGCTGGAACCCCGACTGGGCCGACAGCTGA